The proteins below come from a single Mangifera indica cultivar Alphonso chromosome 16, CATAS_Mindica_2.1, whole genome shotgun sequence genomic window:
- the LOC123199431 gene encoding beta-galactosidase 3, producing the protein MRTVVVSRLFVVLSLCLCLGSQLIQCSVTYDRKAILINGQRRILFSASIHYPRSTPDMWEDLIQKAKDGGLDVIETYVFWNVHEPSPGNYNFEGRYDLVRFIKTIQKAGLYAHLRIGPYVCAEWNFGGFPVWLKYVPGISFRTDNEPFKRAMQGFTEKIVGLMKSENLFESQGGPIILSQIENEYGAQSKLLGSTGYNYITWAAKMAVEMGTGVPWVMCKEDDAPDPVINTCNGFYCDTFSPNKPYKPTMWTEAWSGWFSEFGGPIRQRPVQDLAYAVARFIQKGGSFINYYMYHGGTNFGRTAGGPFITTSYDYDAPIDEYGLIRQPKYGHLKELHRSIKMCERALVSADPIVTSLGSFQQAYVFSSESGDCAAFLSNYDTKSGARVMFNNMHYNLPPWSVSILPDCRNVVFNTAKVGVQTSQMEMLPTNAGIFSWESYNEDISSIDDSSTFTTEGLLEQINVTRDASDYLWYITSVDIGSSESFLRGGELPTLIVQSTGHAVHVFINGQLSGSAFGTRQYRRFTYTGKVNLRAGTNRIALLSVAVGLPNVGGHFETWNTGILGPVALHGLDQGKWDLSWQKWTYQVGLKGEAMNLVSPNAFSSVEWMQGSLAAQRPQPLTWHKAYFNAPKGDEPLALDMEGMGKGQIWINGQSIGRYWTAYANGNCSGCNYAGAYRPPKCQLGCGQPTQRWYHVPRSWLKPTQNLLVLFEELGGNPSGISLVKRSVTSVCADVAEYHPTLKKWHIESYGKPEEFHSPKAHLRCSPGHTISSIKFASFGTPSGTCGTYQQGPCHATTSYDILQRNCIGKERCTVAISNSNFGQDPCPNVLKRLSVEAVCTPTVSTENWRG; encoded by the exons ATGAGAACTGTGGTGGTTTCCAGGTTGTTCGTTGTGTTGAGCCTGTGTTTGTGTTTGGGTTCTCAACTGATCCAGTGTAGCGTGACCTACGATAGAAAGGCAATTTTGATAAATGGGCAAAGAAGAATTCTCTTCTCTGCTTCCATTCATTACCCAAGAAGTACTCCTGAT ATGTGGGAGGATCTGATACAGAAGGCAAAAGATGGAGGCCTTGATGTCATTGAAACTTATGTTTTCTGGAATGTTCATGAGCCTTCTCCTGGCAAT TATAATTTTGAAGGGAGATATGACCTGGTGAGATTCataaaaacaatacaaaaaGCTGGGCTCTATGCTCACCTTCGCATTGGACCTTATGTTTGTGCAGAATGGAATTTTGG AGGCTTTCCTGTTTGGTTGAAGTATGTTCCCGGCATCAGTTTCAGAACAGACAATGAACCTTTCAAG AGGGCAATGCAAGGCTTCACTGAGAAAATTGTGGGGCTGATGAAGAGTGAAAATTTGTTTGAGTCCCAGGGTGGACCCATTATCCTCTCTCAG ATTGAGAATGAGTATGGAGCACAAAGCAAGCTGCTAGGGTCTACGGGCTATAATTACATTACTTGGGCAGCCAAGATGGCTGTAGAAATGGGAACTGGGGTTCCCTGGGTGATGTGCAAGGAAGACGATGCCCCAGATCCTGTG ATAAACACATGTAATGGTTTTTACTGTGATACGTTCTCTCCCAACAAACCATACAAACCTACAATGTGGACAGAGGCTTGGAGTGGCTG GTTCTCTGAGTTTGGGGGCCCAATTCGTCAGCGCCCAGTTCAAGATTTGGCATATGCAGTTGCTCGATTTATACAGAAAGGAGGATCATTTATTAACTACTACATG TATCATGGAGGAACAAATTTTGGACGGACAGCTGGAGGCCCTTTCATCACCACTAGCTATGATTATGATGCTCCAATAGATGAATATG GTCTGATCAGGCAACCAAAATATGGTCATTTAAAAGAGCTTCACAGGTCTATTAAGATGTGCGAGCGAGCTTTAGTTTCTGCTGATCCAATAGTTACTTCATTAGGGAGCTTTCAGCAG GCTTATGTGTTTTCTTCAGAATCTGGAGATTGTGCAGCTTTTCTCTCAAACTATGATACAAAGTCTGGTGCACGGGTGATGTTCAATAACATGCACTATAACTTGCCCCCTTGGTCCGTCAGCATCCTCCCTGACTGCAGAAATGTAGTCTTTAACACTGCCAAG GTTGGAGTTCAGACATCACAAATGGAAATGTTGCCAACGAACGCTGGAATATTTTCGTGGGAAAGTTACAATGAGGATATTTCTTCAATAGACGACAGCTCAACATTCACCACCGAGGGTCTTTTAGAGCAAATAAATGTCACTAGGGATGCTAGTGATTATTTATGGTACATAACTAG TGTCGATATCGGCTCTTCAGAATCCTTCCTGCGTGGAGGGGAACTCCCCACTCTCATTGTTCAATCAACGGGTCATGCTGTGCATGTCTTTATTAACGGGCAGCTATCAG GTTCTGCCTTTGGAACAAGACAGTATCGGAGATTCACATATACCGGAAAGGTGAATCTGCGTGCTGGAACAAACAGAATTGCACTGCTGAGTGTTGCTGTTGGATTGCCG AATGTGGGTGGACATTTTGAGACATGGAACACGGGAATCCTTGGTCCAGTTGCATTGCATGGACTTGATCAGGGAAAATGGGACTTGTCCTGGCAGAAGTGGACTTACCAG GTTGGTCTGAAAGGAGAAGCAATGAATCTTGTTTCCCCAAATGCTTTCTCCTCAGTAGAGTGGATGCAGGGATCACTAGCTGCACAAAGGCCACAGCCCTTAACATGGCATAAG GCTTATTTCAACGCTCCCAAGGGAGATGAGCCTTTGGCCTTGGACATGGAGGGTATGGGAAAGGGTCAAATATGGATAAATGGGCAGAGTATTGGCAGATACTGGACTGCATATGCGAATGGCAACTGCAGTGGTTGCAATTACGCTGGGGCATATAGACCTCCAAAGTGCCAGCTTGGTTGTGGCCAACCAACTCAGAGATG GTACCATGTACCTCGTTCATGGCTGAAGCCAACACAAAATCTATTGGTCCTTTTTGAAGAACTTGGAGGGAATCCTTCAGGAATTTCTCTTGTGAAGAGATCAGTGACAAGTGTTTGTGCTGATGTTGCTGAGTATCATCCAACTCTCAAGAAGTGGCACATCGAAAGCTATGGAAAACCAGAAGAGTTCCACAGCCCCAAAGCTCACCTGCGGTGCAGTCCAGGCCACaccatttcatcaataaaatttgCTAGCTTTGGAACTCCTTCAGGAACTTGCGGTACCTACCAGCAAGGACCTTGCCATGCTACCACATCTTACGACATCTTGCAAAGG AATTGTATTGGAAAGGAGAGATGCACAGTCGCCATATCCAACAGTAACTTTGGGCAAGACCCATGTCCAAATGTCTTGAAGCGTTTATCTGTTGAAGCTGTTTGTACTCCCACAGTTTCAACCGAAAACTGGAGGGGTTAA
- the LOC123198892 gene encoding ribosomal RNA small subunit methyltransferase, mitochondrial gives MLRKPIPFPLCHLLTLRELRTKSSNRYPLRNGDDDERKILSQNENQEDRVYFHKSKGQHILTNQRILDTIVRKSNVNPNDTVLEIGPGTGNLTLKLLEVSKKVFAIEIDKRMADILNKRVAERGFQDKLSVIWKDALKAEFPRFDLVVANIPYGISSPLVAKLVFGKNQFRSATLLLQKEFARRLLANPGGSEFNRLAVNVKLLADVEFVMDVSRRDFVPCPKVDSSVVIIRPKAEIPEVNLDEWLAFTRTCFGTKNKTLGAIFKKKKKVIELLRLSKKMGPNSENVEIGDRCGCSEDEDDKRESEGEDLYSSSSSELEVSLFKEKIIEVLKSGRFEDKRPSRLSHEVLLQLLSSFNQAGIFFRDQTEQNHACNVEFFASANS, from the exons ATGCTTCGTAAGCCAATTCCATTCCCACTCTGCCATCTCCTTACTCTTAGAGAACTTCGTACGAAGTCAAGTAACCGATACCCGCTGAGAAATGGCGATGACGACGAGCGGAAGATTCTTAGTCAAAATGAGAATCAAGAGGACAGAGTATATTTCCACAAAAGCAAGGGTCAACATATCCTCACCAACCAACGAATTCTTGACACTATTGTTAGGAAATCAAATGTAAATCCAAATGATACGGTTCTAGAAATCGGACCTGGAACTGGAAATCTCACTCTCAAGCTTCTTGAAGTTTCCAAGAAGGTTTTTGCTATTGAAATTGACAAGAGAATGGCAGATATTCTCAACAAACGCGTAGCTGAACGTGGGTTTCAAGATAAGCTTTCT GTTATATGGAAAGATGCATTGAAGGCCGAATTTCCACGATTTGATCTTGTTGTGGCAAACATTCCATACGGGATATCTTCTCCTCTTGTGGCTAAATTAGTGTTTGGAAAGAATCAATTTAGGAGTGCGACACTTCTTCTTCAGAAAGAGTTTGCAAGGAGGTTGCTGGCGAATCCTGGAGGGTCTGAGTTCAACAGATTGGCTGTGAATGTGAAGCTGCTGGCTGATGTAGAGTTTGTTATGGATGTAAGTAGGAGGGACTTTGTTCCTTGCCCGAAAGTTGATTCATCTGTGGTTATAATAAGACCAAAAGCAGAAATTCCGGAGGTTAATCTTGATGAATGGTTGGCTTTCACAAGAACTTGTTTTGGtaccaaaaataaaaccctTGGGGCAATttttaagaagaagaagaaagtgatagAGCTTCTGAGATTATCCAAAAAGATGGGTCCAAATAGTGAAAATGTTGAGATTGGTGACCGTTGTGGTTGCAGTGAAGATGAGGATGATAAAAGGGAGAGCGAAGGTGAAGATTTGTATTCATCTTCTAGCTCAGAATTGGAAGTGAGTTTGTTTAAGGAGAAGATTATTGAGGTCCTAAAATCAGGACGATTTGAAGATAAGAGACCTTCAAGGCTGTCTCATGAGGTATTACTACAGTTGCTCTCCTCCTTCAATCAAGCTGGAATATTTTTTCGTGATCAAACAGAGCAAAACCATGCATGCAATGTAGAATTTTTTGCATCTGCCAATTCATAG
- the LOC123199440 gene encoding uncharacterized protein LOC123199440 → MGFGVLRSIIGPLSRTVISRAASTSATSPFFSSSLFLKPELRSVSTIQSSWFPILNRFHSLTDTRYPKRRPVDKPRRKRASLRPPGPYAFVMYTPGQPIRPNNPNEGSVKRRNEKKRIRQRRAFILAEAKKRKAQLQEANRKKRIKTVERKMAAVARERAWAERLAELQRLEEEKKKSMS, encoded by the exons ATGGGATTTGGAGTCCTAAGAAGCATCATCGGACCCCTATCAAGGACCGTAATTTCACGCGCCGCCTCCACTTCTGCTACGTCGCCGTTTTTCTCCTCCTCTTTGTTCTTGAAACCCGAGTTACGAAGCGTCTCGACTATCCAATCTTCATGGTTCCCTATTTTGAACCGCTTTCACAGTTTAACCGACACGCGATATCCGAAGCGAAGACCAGTTGACAAGCCTCGTCGCAAAAGAGCCAGTTTGCGTCCGCCTG GACCGTATGCATTTGTAATGTATACTCCGGGGCAGCCTATCAGGCCCAACAATCCTAATGAAGGGAGTGTCAAGAGAAGGAATGAGAAAAAGCGCATAAGGCAGCGCCGAGCTTTCATTTTG GCAGAGGCAAAGAAGCGGAAGGCTCAGTTACAAGAGGCTAACAGGAAAAAGAGAATTAAGACAGTAGAGCGTAAGATGGCTGCTGTGGCAAGGGAAAGAGCATGGGCTGAAAGACTGGCTGAGCTGCAGCGTCTtgaggaagagaagaaaaaatctaTGTCCTGA
- the LOC123198912 gene encoding 3-epi-6-deoxocathasterone 23-monooxygenase CYP90C1-like: MVWAKEYWVLMGFIVIIGWLLWCRRKQKNKMKRNSGVPKGNLGWPFIGETLAFISCGYTSQPVSFMDKRKSLYGKVFKTHILGTPLIVSTDPDVNKAVLQDHGSTFVPAYPKSIRELLGDFSILQMNGNLQKKIHSQIAGFLRSAQFKTRITKDIESSVKLTLATWKDRHLIYVQEEVKKITFQVLGKVLMSIDPGEDLHFLKREFEEFIKGLICLPIKLPGTRLHKSLKAKEKLLKMVKRVVEERKLAMEKAGEKGAAKDVIDVLLRDNKEANEKQYLPVDFISGNIIEMMIPGEETMPTAITLAVKFLSDSPVALKQLTEENMELKRQKADSVQDFTWSDYLSLPFTQNVISETLRMANIINGVWRKAIKDVEIKGHLIPEGWCVLTSFISVHMDEQNYHNPYHFDPWRWEKIGGATVNNNNFTPFGGGQRLCPGLELSRLEISIFLHHLVTSYGWVAENDEIIHFPTVKMKKKLPITVIPIRT; encoded by the exons ATGGTATGGGCTAAAGAATACTGGGTTTTGATGGGTTTTATTGTGATTATTGGATGGCTGCTGTGGTGTAGGAGGAAGCAGAAgaacaaaatgaaaagaaacaGTGGAGTTCCAAAAGGGAACCTAGGTTGGCCTTTCATAGGAGAAACTCTTGCCTTCATTTCCTGTGGTTACACCTCTCAACCTGTCAGCTTCATGGACAAACGCAAATCTCT GTATGGGAAAGTCTTCAAAACACACATCTTGGGAACCCCCCTAATAGTTTCCACAGATCCCGACGTTAACAAGGCAGTTTTGCAAGACCATGGCAGCACTTTCGTTCCTGCTTATCCCAAATCAATAAGAGAATTACTTGGAGACTTCTCCATTCTTCAAATGAATGGGAATCTCCAGAAGAAAATTCATTCACAAATCGCTGGATTCTTGAGATCAGCACAATTCAAAACCAGAATCACAAAAGACATTGAAAGCTCTGTCAAGCTGACACTGGCTACTTGGAAAGACAGGCACCTTATATACGTCCAAGAAGAAGTCAAAAAG ATTACGTTTCAAGTTCTGGGAAAAGTATTGATGAGCATTGATCCTGGTGAAGATTTACACTTTCTCAAGAGAGAATTTGAAGAATTCATCAAGGGTTTAATTTGCTTGCCTATCAAGCTTCCTGGAACAAGACTGCATAAATCTTTGAAG GCAAAGGAGAAGTTGTTGAAGATGGTGAAGAGGGTCGTAGAAGAGAGAAAACTGGCTATGGAGAAAGCAGGAGAAAAAGGTGCAGCAAAGGATGTAATAGACGTGCTGTTACGTGATAATAAAGAAGCAAACGAGAAGCAGTATCTACCGGTGGATTTCATCAGTGGAAATATCATCGAGATGATGATCCCAGGAGAAGAGACCATGCCCACGGCAATCACCCTAGCTGTCAAATTCCTCAGTGACAGCCCCGTCGCTCTGAAGCAGCTTACG GAGGAGAACATGGAATTGAAGAGGCAGAAGGCTGACTCAGTTCAGGATTTTACTTGGAGTGACTACTTGTCCTTGCCATTTACTCAAAAT GTGATCAGTGAAACTCTGAGAATGGCAAATATCATTAACGGAGTTTGGAGGAAAGCTATCAAAGATGTGGAAATCAAAG GTCACCTGATACCAGAAGGATGGTGTGTGTTAACATCATTTATATCTGTCCACATGGATGAACAGAACTATCATAATCCTTATCACTTTGATCCATGGAGATGGGAG AAAATAGGAGGTGCTACTGTaaacaacaataattttacACCATTTGGAGGGGGTCAGAGGCTCTGTCCAGGTTTAGAATTATCACGGCTGGAAATTTCAATCTTCCTTCATCATCTTGTCACTAGTTATGG ATGGGTTgctgaaaatgatgaaattattcACTTTCCAACCgtcaagatgaagaagaagctgCCAATCACAGTGATCCCCATAAGGACGTGA